ATGTGAAGACATATTAATTGTTTTGGCCATTTATGTCCTATCTAAACCATGATGCCCAAAAATAGCATTAATAAGAACTACTGCACACCACTAACTCCACTCAAACGCTATGGTAACTTTTATGGAATGGTGAGAcaagttatattatatataacatactTTCTTTTAAGCAATGTGAGAAAATATGATGGACTAAGTATAgtatagaataaaattaaaacaacattTGCTTTTTTTATAAACAACAATAGAACAATTATAGTGCACATGGCAATTACATTGGGCACATTGATAGATCAACTCTTTGCAAGAACTATTACATCTATTACATGGAGGGTAGTCTATAATTTCCTCAATGAAAGTAAGGGTGTGTGGGTGATAGTCAAATGTGTTAACACCTCCAAATTGGTGACCATCATATATGTTACTTGAGAATTGGATTTTCCCCAAGAATACATTTGGGATGTACAGGATACTCGCAATATGCACAATAGTAGAACCAATGCTTAGGGTTGCGCTCTTCTTCACAAATATCACAATAATATTCACCGGAGTCATCTTCAGCAGTATAACAGAGAGTGAAGGGATGCTCGTGTTGTTTGTACCTTGCGGTTTGTGGTAGTGTAGCACAATTGAAGTCCAAAGCAAATTCGCAAGTGGTACAACGGAATATTGGGGAAATTTTAGAATCACAACAACTACAATTATGTTTAGATTCTATGCTAGAGAGAAGAAGTTGATGCTTATGACCAGGGTGGGTAAGGATGTCTAAAATTAAACTACATGGAACATTGAGACTAAACCCGCATGGTATACAACTATAATTGAAGCCAGAGCAATCACGATATTTACAGGCATAACACCAAAATGTATTTTTCCAAGTATAAGGTGGCTTGGGGAAAAGGGTGAGTACGTGTTGATGAAGAGGgtgttcctttttctttggtaaTTTAGCACAAGATTCATGTAGAAAGAAGCTACAATTTACACAACTATAAAAGGGAGGGAAAATAGCTTGTACGCACCCGTCGcatttttcaatatttagtACCTCATCATCCGAAAGCTTTAACTCATGCTCATGACTGAAGTGTTGGATTTCTGAGGCTATTTTAGATCCGTCCTCCCCCACTTTCATATTTTTGACTTTGTAAGCTTCCAAGTCAACAATCTCTGGATCTTCATTCTCCTCCTCTTTAAATTTCAGCAAATTTATGTTCTCCCTATATCTGTAGTCCACAGCACAATCGAGATGGACAACGAAATTGCATTTGGAGCAATAGTAAAACCCAGagtttgtgttcactttttgaGCACAGCGCTGACAAAATCGGAAGTCGGATTGATGGAGTTCAACTTCAAGAGAAGAATGGGTGAGGTGGAGGGGGTGCCTGTGATATTCAACTTTGAGTGTGCGCGGCAAAGAAGCACAAGTATTATGAACGCAATAACTACACAGGGCACACTGATTAGGTATACCTTTGACTTTTTTGGCACAAAGGTCACAAGTGAACGACATCCACTTCCAAAAGGGGGTTAATGGGTGGTGGTGGACTTGAGAAGATTTGATGGTGGGCGGTAAGGAAGCACATGTGGCGTGAAGGTTGAAGTCGCAGCGGTAACAGCGATAAGTGTATTGTCGGCGAGATTCATTGCAGACTTGGCATTTGGTCTTttgtttgtcttcttcttcttgttcagGATAATGTGTCTTTTCATCAAAGAGAATGAGAGGATGGATTGGGTGCAAGGGATGGTGCAACCCAAGTGGCAATTCTGCACATGATTTATGATGAACGAATTCCCGCCAAAACAACACACTGCATTCTCGACAAGAGTAGGTAGGGCCATAAACTGATTCTTGGCACCCACAACAAGTAAGTCCAAATTTGTTGTCTTGTTCGAAGAGCAAGGGATGGTTTGAATGGGAAAAATGTAGAaggtgctgctgctgctgctgcggCTGCTCCATCTTGTTGTTCTATGACATAATCATCAAAATAGTGATGCGTCAGAATTGGTTTCGAATCTATCTAACAACACaccattttctttaaatttccaTGTAAAATGACCCATTTTGGAGTTTggattttaataacaaaaactGATGATTCAAAgcttttggtttggtttgggttcATACCCTTACTTACAGAGCGTATACAGAGGGATTTGGGCGTGAAGAGTTGTTCTATTCGGACCAGATTGTTTAAAAGGCATGGGTTTGGCTCGGGTGGGTATTTTTGTTGGGTGGGTCTTTTCAATTGTGCAATGTTAAAACTGAAAGACATAGACATAGGATTAGGAATTctataaattgattttattataataaaaacgTGATTTTTTTACTTGactagaaaaatattatttctttggataaataataagaataatggcttttttttttcttttttttttatgtgtctctttctttcattcaatcactcttgaatttttttttttttttttttaatgctcaTTCTACCACTCCCTTaatctttataatattttgacaagATTTTGTAGCTTAGTTCAAAAAAGAATGTAAACTATCTTTATGGGACAAAATTTAATAGGGATTAggttcttctaaaaaaaataatttgctaAATCCACTATTGgaataattttatttcctaCAATTACCTTCCTTACCAAATATTAGTGTGatctattctttctttcaaatattATGGTAATTGGGCATTAACAACTCACTAatctatgaaaaaaattttaagtttttttttttttttttttttggggtattcttcaacacaataaacaactaattttatagatttaataGTAAATGACaactaattattttaaaattttacatgtgATTAACCtataataaatatcaaataaaaaacttagaatcaagaaaataatgacttataaaaaataaaaaaacaattaagagATATACCTTTCATcatacaaccaaaaaaacatGATATACCTTTTATTATCTCATAATTTAACAATAATATATCTCACAAAACTATAGAGTCAATTCAAgtccaataaaatattttcatgtgaaaatttttttccaaattttttttttttccaagtgtttggttgcattcctAAAAATACTCTGGAAAATATTTGTAAGTGTTTAGTTGTATAAATGttatgaaaaacatattttctaCTACTTTAACACATTCTCATCTCCCAagcacatatataataaaaaaagagtaaaattttagatttaaaaaaaaaaaattgtaatcaaGGACCAGCGGTTAGCGATAGTGGTTGGCCACCAAAAACTGGGAATTTTAGTGGGGAGTGGGGGGTGGAATTTCAATTGATGAGTTTGGGTGACATGAAAAatggtttatgaaaaataaaagtataaactAATTTTCACCATAAATGCTCTTATCTTATGgtcaagtgaaaaaaaaaatttatagttgaCCAACATTTCCAGTCACCCCAAGTACCCGTAAATGAGGAAAATGTTTTCGTGAAATCAATTTCAATCAAACTAAACACAGCccaaattttacaacatttatgtttatatgaaaaattttaagcaaGTAAAGTAATCTATAGtttataaataacaataaaacaaaaacacacacatacgaACAAATTTGTAAAAGTATATACTTACAGCAAGAATTATACAATTTGGCTCCAAAACACCCCTAAAAAAAGCTTCCAATTGGCCTTAATTTTGAGTCTGTTGAAGTTAAGTTCCTGTAACATTTATCTATaactacaaaaagaaaatggcaTCAGACACAAAGAGATGGGTGAATCCAAATGTAGGTGGATCACATACgaaaagaaacagagagaaagagggGCGCAATGCGTGAGAATTGGTTTCAAATCTAACGACAGCATTCTCAATTTTGATGTAAAATGATTGATGTGGAGTTTGGTTGTGAGAGATATTGAAGTGATTATAGGATTTTAATTACTTGGGTCTAAtaaaagtaagtaaaaaaattggatttttagaatgaaattaagaaatttgGGATGAACTATTGTTTGTGAGTAACTTATAATAGATATTACATAAAAACTGGATTCAAGAAAATAGTTATTTAAGTGATATTCATTTTATCGAAAGATACATTAAATGTAACATAAACTAAACCATTTTGCGTCAATTTCAAGTGCAAAAATGTAGAAACTGTTGCGGCTGCTCCATCTTCTTGTTCTATGACATGCACAGTCACAGTAACAATCACATACATAATCATCAAATTagttaagagaaaaagaaagaaaagggcaTCAGATGAGACACAAAGGGGGGTGGGTGATTCGAAATGTAGATAGTCAGATGGATGAGATTCACattaatatacaaaaataaacagagagagagagaaagaggcagGCAGTGATAGTGATGCGTCAGAATCTATCTAACAAACACCATTTTCTTTAAAGATtcagcgttttttttttttttttggctaaataaagATTCAAAGCTTTTGGTTTGGGTTCATACCGTTAGTTTTAgaatgaaattaaagaaatttggACCTGATTgtttgaaacttaaaatttagaagtcaTGGGTTGGGCCGGGTGggtattttcaattttacaaTGTAGAAACTGGTGTGGGGGAATGTTAAAAGTGAAAAacttaacatttaaaaaaaatataaaacgaaacttttttatatattaacaGCAATGCACCTGAAAcgttaaatataaatattacgTCAATTTTACCGTTAGAAATGCAACAAGGTAATTTCTTATTTGTAATTGTATAGTTTCTACTTGCATAAAGCTATGCCTCTTTTCCATTAGATcattctcttaatttttttattttttttggttgctcaaTTTATCACTTCCTTAATCTTTAtgtcttttaatattttgacaataattttaaaacctaaTGACACTACCGGGTGTTcttgatgaagaaaatttagGTTAAAAAACCCTCTTCCccacatataataaaaagagagaaaaaaaatgagttgtTAATTTTCACGAAGGAATGTAAATTATCTTACTATCAATATGAGACAAAATTAAGATTTGATAAGGAATAGATTCAAATTAGACTTTGggtaatttttacaaaaattatattcctcaaaacttttatttataacAATAGTTTGCTAAATTCATTGTGGAATAAGTTTCTTTTCTACAATCATCTtgctaaggttttttttttttttttttttcaactaaaaaGGTAATTAGGCATTTAAAACTTACTagtctttattattattattatttttggcatGTAATCTTTTAGATTTAATAGTTAATTACAACtggttattttgaaatattgcTTGTGATTAACCTATAATAGATATTAAATAAAACTTGGATTCAAGAAAATACttacttctttctcaaaaaataaaataaaatagttactTAAGTCATATACATTTTATCAATGATACATTAAATGTAACATAAACCAAACCATTAGGTAGTAATATCTCTCACACAAATATAGTGTCAATTTCAATTGCAATGAAATGTTACCACATTTAACATCTATATGACAAATTTTAAGCAAGCAAAGCACTCTATCATTTATGAATAACAatagaaacacacacacacacatatatgaacaaatttgtaaaaacaattatcaataCTTACAAAAGGAAGATATAATTTTGGCTTCAAAACACCCTAAGAAAGGTTCCACGTTAGCCTCAATTTTAGTTTTGTGAAATCCAAATTCATTAGAATTCATTTAGAACTTCTACTATATATAGAGGATTATTATGCcattgttccaaaaaaaaaaaaaagagaagtagGCAAAGCAAAGCATTTGTGCTTGCTTGCCACTTTAGGGTTGTATGACTCATTGGAACAAGAGAAATAAGGTAAGGTATTTATGATTTGCTTGCCAAATTAGACTTATatattctcttttatttaatctttttttgatCCATGTCCAGAATTCTTACTGCCATTTacattatctttctttttgcttgCTTGTCCATACTAACACTTTCCACTATTACATAATTGCAGCCACTAAGAACTGTTCAGTCACCACCATTGCAGCTAAAGTTAACTTGATCTtccaccaaaagagaaaaactcTTTGCAAGTgagaaaaatgtcaaaattgttGGTGGCTTACCAGTAAATTAATGAATCAACATACTTAATCCCAACCAAAATTGCTTAAT
This genomic stretch from Quercus lobata isolate SW786 chromosome 3, ValleyOak3.0 Primary Assembly, whole genome shotgun sequence harbors:
- the LOC115980220 gene encoding uncharacterized protein LOC115980220, which codes for MEQPQQQQQHLLHFSHSNHPLLFEQDNKFGLTCCGCQESVYGPTYSCRECSVLFWREFVHHKSCAELPLGLHHPLHPIHPLILFDEKTHYPEQEEEDKQKTKCQVCNESRRQYTYRCYRCDFNLHATCASLPPTIKSSQVHHHPLTPFWKWMSFTCDLCAKKVKGIPNQCALCSYCVHNTCASLPRTLKVEYHRHPLHLTHSSLEVELHQSDFRFCQRCAQKVNTNSGFYYCSKCNFVVHLDCAVDYRYRENINLLKFKEEENEDPEIVDLEAYKVKNMKVGEDGSKIASEIQHFSHEHELKLSDDEVLNIEKCDGCVQAIFPPFYSCVNCSFFLHESCAKLPKKKEHPLHQHVLTLFPKPPYTWKNTFWCYACKYRDCSGFNYSCIPCGFSLNVPCSLILDILTHPGHKHQLLLSSIESKHNCSCCDSKISPIFRCTTCEFALDFNCATLPQTARYKQHEHPFTLCYTAEDDSGEYYCDICEEERNPKHWFYYCAYCEYPVHPKCILGENPILKWRYEIVTENDVTIQIGSVIMIEHAVKVDPQEHWRCGESFSVQWGSLNILGGNLEKLCFQRLILSYSNVVEGMYLAYRVLEEMAVIFGTALAALKIMVNVEDAICGRIGYAAPENVVTGYLTETADVCSFGLFLFELLAGRRFGISCCNDEALQPD